The genomic interval CTTTTGCCTTTGCCACCGTTTATTATTGTTGGTCTTTAATCCTTAGTTACTTTGTACTGTGTGTACGTTGCATGCTCTTTCTTCAGACAATGAAGCAACAATGTGTAATAATACCAATTAATGTGAATCAAGAAAGGGCACACtccaatattttaatttgaaagttcgagattatttatttttttcacttgAATGATGTTATGGGACCACACAGAAATTTTTATCAGGCAATCAAACTCAATTGACAAGTTGTTGCGGACACTGATAGAGATATGCATTGACCTCTCTGTGCTATTGTTCGACCATTCCAACCCAAGTCTGAACCTATGTCAGTGATGAAGATGCACAAATTATTGTTGGGCACATGAAAATAGATCGAATATATATAATCCATATAACAACATTTTGTCGATCAACTCATAATGggtttagaaaattattaagaaaCCGTTAATTGTGAAGCGTATagcaatattatatattatgaatgaaTGCAGTCTCTTGAACTTAGGGTTTAATAATGCTATCAAATTTAATCATAGGTAGGTGAAACAAAGCGTGgtagtagaaaataaaatttatttacttgTGCTAAATACTATAGTCCATAACCTATaggatacatatatataaaatctGTTTTTTCCTACATAAAGGAAACGCCAGCTCCAATAGGCAACATGGGTGAATGGCAATCAATGTTATCATGGACTTTACGACCTTACAAGTACTTTTAGCATCTTGTTTAAAAATGcattataaaaaattagttgtCAATAATCTCACGGATGTTCGTTTTGTTTAGCTTTGAAAAAGAGTTAGGTTTCTTTGATTTTGTAAAACATAGGCAAGCACAGGGATAAATAGagttcactacaagaaaacagtCATTTTACGTGGGCCAAAAACGGATGTAAAAGTTAAACAACGGACGCTTATGCATCGGATTATCATCCGCTTCACTACCGACGAAAAAAGCATGGAAGCAAATGTGGACGCATCTTGCGTGGGCCAAGCCCACGCAAAATGGACGCAACACGCAGAATATGGGTGGACGCAAAACGGACGCATATGCGACGACTTATGCGTGGGTCAAACCgatacataatttaaatttcgcTTAGTTTTGAAAAAAAGCTTGTGTGGGCCAGTGGCCGACGcataaaggaaagaaaaaaaaataatttattttgttttctagcCAATTTACCTGTAAATAGCCAGAATACCAACCAAATCACATTCAGACAAATTACTATCATTCACAATACATCCACAAACACATCCAAAGTACAAAAGTAATACAAATAGTTAAACAAAAAATTTTATCAATTCAAATATTCAAAATGATatgaatacttaaaaaaaatattataattaaaattgtactttacaaatttaactAAAAGTACCAAAATGAATCTCATAGTGATGTGATAAacctgtaaaaaaatataaacaatataaataaataaatgaaataattaaaatacttaatatataataaaaatgtcaaatagttaaacttacaTTATATGATACACTTTAAGGAACAGGTTGATCATCCTGTTCTGGATCATACTCATGATCGAATTGTGTTGTGCTATTGGAAGTAGTTTTGTCATGTTCCATTGAGATAAGTTTATCTTTTATAACCTTCAGCTCATCCTCCAAGTGTGCATCCTTCTGACTCACATACTAAGCTCAGCACGAAGCATTTCATTTTCAATCACATGCCCAGATTGTGAAGTGCCGGAAGCAAAGGCTTGAGTGAGAGAAGAAACTCCTTTGCGGAAGTTAGCAGCCAAGTCTGTTGTACCATACACCCGACCTCTACTTTTTCCTCCGGCAACTTCCTTCCATGTTTGAAGCTTAGTTGCAGGATCAAGTTGGTGGACATCAGTGTTAGAGTCCTGAGAACTATTTGCTTGAATGGCCTTCAAGCGTTCATGATAGTTTTCCTACGCAGATCATTACGAAATGAAAATAttagtaaattaaaatataaatataaaaaaaagttaaaagaataaCTTACATAAGTTTCTCGAGCACGATTACCAACCCATTCACCCTTCTTATTTGTGTGGGTGGCCATAAATAGTTCATCAGGTTCTGGAGGACGGCCATATTGACGTTCCTAATAATGTTGTACAATTAAAAGCATTATAGGTTgcaaatgtaaaattattttcatgtaAGACAGTGACAAGTACTTACCAAGGTAACTGCAATATCTGAATGTGATTTTCGACCTGTGGAGTGCAGTGCTCCACCACGAGCTGAACCCCTATTGGCTTTATTTTGAGTTGATTTATCTTTGAATTGTTGTGAATCCCAATAGTTTAGAAGTTCAACCCATGCTTGCTCACCTATCCAAATAGGTCGGACAGCCTTTGCCCTAGCTTTGGTCAACATGTCACAAAGTCTTTTTTTAACTTTAGACTCGTAGACCTTTTTAATTTGGCATTCATCATGGGGTGCCCAAGTGACTTTAGTCtgttaaaaagaagaaaatagttaCTTTGAGTccacaagaaaaacaagaaaacaagtgaTTGTAGTttgtcaaaaattaaaattacctgAAAGTTAGTCCACCATTTCAGTTTGTCCTCCTCAGGCATGGCATCATAATGATGATATGGAGCTCTAAATTGAGATCGAATGCAATGTCCAATGGCCTCACTAGCAAAATGATTTGGCGTCCAACTACaaatacaaacaaataaaattacaaacatagtaatataaagataaaattaaatatacatttaggATGACTTACCCTCTACCAAGAAGTCGGATGATGACCCTACCAGTAGGGTCACGCTGGACCTCCTCAGGGGGGAGGTCATGCTCTGAAGCAACAGTGACACCATGGTCAACATGGTCAGAGAGGCCTTGCACAGAGCCAGCAGTAGTCGGAACAGATGGAGAAGATGTGGTGTGGACAATGGGATAAGGAGTAGTATGCACAAATGTACCAGGGGTGGCCTGCACAAAAGTACCAGGGGTGGGCTGCACAAATGTACCAGGGGTGGGCTGCACAAATGTACCACGGGTAGGCtggagtggaaaactccaagTCTGGTGAAGTGGTGTAGAGACACTCTGATGGTAAGTCGAAACAGAGCATGATGGCCCTGGTGGTACTGGAATACTAAGAGGGTGTGAAGATGGTGAAATATGTGTGTGATGAGGTGATATAGTGGGGTGTGGATAAGCATGCCGAAATTCTTCATGCCCAGAGGACGAGGGGATGGAGGAAGACGGGCTAGAAGATGGTGTCGAGGAATGGGATGAAATATAAGGACTACCAGGATCAGACGGTGGTAAAATACCAGAATAAGGGATGTTTCCCAGGTCTATAGCTAGCTCACCGTGCATCGATGTAGAAACTCCACGTCTCGGCTGCCCACGCCTAACAATCCTACCATCCCTCCCTTTAGTCCTAACCATTTTTCCTGAAAAATTATTCGTTCATAATATTTGTATAAATATGTAATGATCACatgttttgtttataattgATTACAAGTAATATACATTAGTCTTCATTGTTATCAAAATCTGAATCGTCATTGTGTATGTCATGTTCCAAATAATCTTCATTTAAGAGGTCAACATCTTCATCATCGTCATCATTACGTGCTTCAATATCATCATCGTCATCAACCACTTCGACATTAGATGTGTCAGCTAAACATTGTAAATGTTCAATTCCTGTAACTGGTAACACATTAGACGTCTCCTCAGCTTGATACGGCAATTCATCGTTGATGTTGTCAACTTGCACATATCCTCAAGGTTTTGTTTTAATTGGAACACACGATCCACGAAGGTTTTTACATATGTTTGGATAAGTGAGATAATAAACTTGTTTGGATTAGTGGAGTGGATCTCGCTTAGGGTTGTattacctaatccttaatgacggattagcttcactgaccttggtttgagcgttaacggTAGTATGGGTCGGTCGTGATGATTCCACTCGTCTCGACCAAGCTTCCATGGTCTCGTCCAAGTCTCTCAGGTCTCGGTCGCCTCGGTCAAGTCTCTCAGGTCTCGGCTAGGTTCCCTTTGGTCTCGGTCAGGTACACCGGGTCTCAAACAATCAGGTGGGTCTCGGTCAGGTAGACCAAGTGTCGATCTCGCCCATACCAATACataacttataatccaaaatgtaATCATGAGCTCTATTCCATGATTTTAAGTTCATTTTATATCACACCCAGTCGAAACTTACTTATTTATGTTACATTTATTAAGAACTAAGTCTACTAAAATTACTATGTCAAAGACCTATTATTTAGTACATTGGGAAACTATATTAACATACTTATAAGGAATATTGCATATGTATCATCTCGTTACTTACAACTTACTACATTATTATGTGCTTCAGTTGAAAAACAATAATTTCTTTTCGAGATCATACTCAGTAACTATAACAATGACATTTAGAGCATGTAGTGAAACAAAAATTATGTTTCATATAACAATGTCGATCATATTTAGTATCTTATGCTTCATTTATGAGAAATAacatctttaaaattataatggatatcaaaacaaaaatccTAGTTCATTCATCCATTGCAcacatataacatttaaatttatttaagttactaatcaaaagttttatctaactttttttttcttaaaccaaataaaacatttttagataaaaattaTTCTCTATTTCTAAATACATCCATtgcattaattaattacttcatgttgaatttatattcttaaattcatgttgaatttatattcttaaattcatgttgaatttatattcttaaattcatgttgaatttatattcttaaattcatgtatattttatataatatttacaaaatttaaatacacatttctttttactattttttaattaattattatttttctacatgTTTTGAAatctttataaactttttaagataacttcttttaaatgatttcaaaattaaacacttcatcaatctaataaatttaatctaattaatttatatcataatttcaaaaataaaatatttatgacaatatataaataaaataaatttaaaataaataatctttaaaataataaaatattttatataacatttaaataatttaaatacatcttttcttttactcaattaattttaaatcaaacacttaattaatttaataaatttaatttaactaatttatattaaaaattgataaattaaataatttattctaatattaaagaaataattttaaaataaatgcaataaagaattaaatattaaaatatttgttatatattaaataaatttaaataaataattttaaaatggcGGACGCATATGCGTGGGCTGTGGCGGACGCATATGCGTGGGCCGTGGCCGACGCAAGCTGACGCATATGTGTGGCCTGAGGCCGACGCAAGCCGACGCATATGTGTGGGCTGAGGCCGACGCATATGCGTGGGCCGCGACCGACGCATGctgaactttaaaaaaaaattaaatccatAAGCGCGTCCGTTTTGCGTCGAAAGCGATTGTTGCGTGAATTTTTCGCTATTTTGACCGACGATAGTAGCGTCCGTGTATGGCCCATGCAAAAAATTGGAAGCTAATTGATAGTTTTCTTGTGGTTTGTAAAGGTTTTTCGAAAGATTGAGAATGTTGGATTCATGTTCACCACAGCTTAAATATCAAAACCTGGTCCAGAAACAAATGTTTTaatcacaataaaaaataaactatatgTCTTCTAAGAAgcaacatatttttattaaatgaccaacaaattataaagaaacatgtgtagggtctcaaaaaagaaaaaaaaccaaCACATGaaaacttattaaaaaataaataaatgtaaataacTTTAGGAGTGGTCTAACTCTCATAGAGAGTAAAAAAGACAATCACACATCTTCCCTTACATAAacaaaaacacacaaaaaaccGTCAACTAAATACAACAAAAAGTTCAAGGATCAACCTTACCGCTCTATTAACAACTTTTAATCGAGTGTATACATACTAGAGATTCTAGGTACTAATCAGAGAATGAGAAACTCATTTATGGAACCTttgagaaaatcaaatacaaaaCTTTAACCTGtgtcaagaaaaaaaattcaaattgatcAACAACTCCTCCATTAAATAAGCAATTATTCTTATATCTCAAAATCTCGCTTACCAACGCGATAAAAACATTACTCAAAATAACTTAATTAAACACTCAATTAAAAGTTTAGGATTTtggatttataatatattattaaattctaACACTTCTCCTTCATATGTTTTTTCTAACACTTCAAGTTTTGATCTTAGCTATTTGAATTTGTCTTTTGAGAGTGActtcattattatatatttgcTAATTGATCTTCATAATTGCAAGGCTCTAATATGAtttcttcttatttctcttCTTTTCTAATTGCATTATATTTAATCTCAGTATACGCTTTGTCCTTCCATGCTAAACACAATTTTTAGTTATTACTTTAATACAATAGttccataatatatatattaagttggGGATTGAGCAACAACATCTTGCTTCTTTGAGTACAGGCAGAAGACTCCACTTCCAAACAAAAGTACATATCTTATTGTACATTTTGCATCATCTAAATCTTCAGGCCAATCACTATTAGACTAGCCTTCGACATATTTACTATTCTTCTTAAGGAACCAAAAGTTAAAGTCAGTTGAACATTTAATTCATTATTTGGGTCACtcataaagtgactcacatttattcattgtttattgctgataaaaaaaattcaattgaacatttaatatatctaaaaactcatttttttttcaactataTATAAGTCGATTACGCGTAAACATGAAATTTCATCTAGTTATAAGAATAACTTTTCATTTGTCACTAATGAAGTGGTATTGGCAATTCTCTATGTGGAACTTCTTGAAGATCACCCTTGCATACTTCTTTTGGGAGATAAAGATTTCATCTGATGATTGAAATATCTCCATTTCAAAATAAAGTACCTCATAAAATCAAAATCCATCATTTCAAATTTTGTCtcatatatattcattttaaacTAGTTTAGATTGTCAAACTCATCCCTCTCATCCCCAACAACCAGCAAATCATGAACAGAAAGGGACATAATGAGTTTTACTGTGTGATTTTTCCATTTGCCATACATAACTTCATTCGCACTCCATTTAAAGTCTTGCATCAATTCTATTGTACAATGCTTTTAGAGCCCATTTTAGACGGTATAAAGCTTTATGTAGCATGTAAAACTTTTCATCTTTGATCTCATATCCCTAtggtcataaaaaaaaaatcttcttcaAGTAGCTCACTCGTAAAGGTTGACTTGACatcaaaatagaaaattttCCAATCCAGCCTTGCAACCATAAGGCTGTCAAAAACCTTGTTGTATCATGTCTAGTCTCTAGAGTAAAAGTACTAGAATAATCTTTATCTGATCATCGGAAAGATCAAAGAATGTTGCTTAACTCGAGCTATTGAAGAATAACTCTTTGGAAACTGagacaaatttataattattatttttattaatattttattatctatattattaatattattaacattattatgatTCATATTATCGTTAATTTTAATATCTATATTCGATGATATTATTTAcgaatattaataaatttattgttaaaagcaataatattaatgataataatagtaatattattattaatattattattattactattattatattattgttattgtttttaatgttaatattactaatattcttattaataacaattttggttatagtattattactatattattattaatactatttttatttcaattaacaatattattattattagtagtagtggtagtatttttatcattaatattactacatcattattattagtattgttaataattaaaaaaaaattatatcaatgataataataaaattattattattattttattattgttaacatattattaataatattaatattttaaatactatatTGCTaatcataatattattattattattattattatcagtAATACCGATAATAATATTaaggtttaattaccttttttattCCTATATTAAGGATCAGTAGTCAATTTGGtctaatagtttttaaaaaatcaatttcgtcTTATGTCTAATAATTTGGTATTTCTGTTAAATTGGCATGAACGAGTTATGACAATGTGGCACAATTCTGCATATGTGGAATCCACACGTTATTTAACATAAAACATTTTCAATAAGAATCAAgagtttataattaattattaattatatatatataacttttcaaTAAAGAGTTCGTCGTCGACCAACCCTCCTCCGCCTTTTTCGAATAGAACGACATCAACATCACGCCTCTCGTCTGGTCCAATAGCTTCGGCACATTGGTGCTTTCATTCCTACCATGCCTCCCACACCAGCCTCCAAAGACCTAGAAGAGGTCATCAACAACATTCAAGCACAACTCAAATTGATCCAAGGCCAACTAGAGGACAACTCTAGCAGACAATCCACCTTAGAAGCAAAGAACGACCACCTTCATTCTACATTCACATCACTCATGGACTAGGTAACCACCATATCTCATTCTGAGACTAAACTCCCACCATTGAGCCACCATAACAGCCACCAATCCACTCCTTTCAATAGCCACCATCAACAACCTACAACCCCTGCCATAAGACCACCAACACTTAACCTTCCTTTTTTTTATGGTATCCATCCCCTAGATTGGCTTTTTCAGGCAGAccaatatttttccttttatcaAATACCCCCGGGCAAGCGCCTTCCCATGGTGGGATTTCATATGCAGGGAGACGCTCTATCCTGGTTTAAATGGTTGCATAATAACACTCTACTCACTGATTGGAATTCCTTCACAAGGGCCCTGGAACTGCGTTTTGGGCCATCAACTTATATCAATCATCAAGTAGAGTTGTTCAAACTCCAGCAAACCACGTTAGTCACAGAATACCAAGGCAGGTTTGAAAGATTATGCAATTGTATTGTGTGGCTCACTCCCAAAACTATACTTAATTGCTTCATTTCTGGTTTGAATACGGAAATACGTAGAGAGCTAACCATATTGAACCCATATTCTATAGCCTAGGCCATTGGTCTAGCTAAGCTTATTGAAGACAAACTTAGAGATTCCAAACCCAAACAGAACCGTTTTCCCACACAACTCTATCATCAACCTGCCACTACATCCTCTTCAACAAACCCACCCAGGCCCACTACATTCGCACCACCAGCTACTATTCTCCCTATCAAACATTTATCTTCATCTCAAATGCAAGAGATAAGAGCCTTAGGGTTATGTTACAACTATGATGAAAAATTCATTCTCGGTCACAAATGCACTACTTCTTAGTTCTTATTGCTTTTGGATGAACCAGTACCCAACATTGACCCCATAGAGGATACTTCCCCAGCTACTGAGTACACAAACACCATACACTTTCACCTCTCCCCTCAATTTCTCACTGATACCATTTCCCCCAAAACCTTTAAATTCATCTGATCGATTCACAACCTCCCAGTCACCATTTTTATTTACTCGGGCGGCTCTCACAACATTCTTCAACCTCACATTGCCCATCATTTAAACCTAGCCATATCACCCAGCCCACCCCTTTCAGTAATGGTGGGAAATGGCGCCTTCATTAAGTGCCAAGGTATTTGCCCAGTAGTGGACATCTCGCTCCAAAAATCTACATTCACTATTGCCTTTTACCTTTTTCCCATTGAGGAGGGAGTAGATGTTGTTTTGGGCATTGAATGGCTAAGCACATTGGGATCCATTCAAGCATATTTTTCAATACCAGTATAGCCTTTACACATAACAACCAGCATGTAACTTTACAAGCCTCAAGTTCAACCACCACATATCACCAATTTTGTCACTATCTATCCACTAATTCGATTGCTTCCTTACACCTCTTATTAGTGGAACCACAACCAACTCCCTTACACCCATCACAACTAAATGTGATAACCCTACTTCCCCATTATTCAATCTGCCCTCACCCATAAAATCACTTCTTCAAGAATATCAAAGCATTTTTCAAAGACCTTGTGGGTTACCTCCGCAACAACCCCATGACCACCATATTCCTTTGTTACTTAACACCTCACTTATCAGAGTGAACCATATCGCTACCCCATCTCCACAAGGAAGTTATTACCTCACTCATTTCTGAGATGTTGCATGAGGGTATTATTCAACCCAGTACCAGCCCTTTTTCATCCCCAGCGCTCTTAATAAAAACAAGATGGAACATGGCGTTGTTGTGTGGATTACAGAGCCCTAAATGCAGCCACGGTTCCCCATTCCCACCATCGATGAATTGCTAGATGAGTTAGGTTCAGCTActatttttactaaaatagaCTTGCATTCTAGTTACCACCAAATACTTCTAGTTCCTGAAGACACTCACAAAACAGCTTTTCGCACTATTGATGACCACTACGAATTCTTAGTCATTCCATTTGGTTTAACTAACGCTCCTTCTACTTTTCAGGCAACAATGAATGGTCTACTAAGACCATATCTCCACCAGTTTTgtcctagttttttttatgatattttgatttataGCCCAAACTTGTAGGATCATATTGTCCATTTAAAAACTATACTGGCAGCATTACAAAATCAAAAATTCTTTGTCAAGCTTTCCAAATGCAGTTTCGCAACCGCAGAAGTCAATTACTTAGGTCATATAATTTATGCTCAAGGAGTCCACCCAGACCCGGATAAAGTCAAGGTCATCCACAAATGGCATCAGCCACGCTCACTCACGGAATTACGGGGTTTCCTCGGCTTCACCATATTCTACAGAAAAATTCATTAAGCAATATGCCACCCTTGCCGCTCCTCTCACCGACTTATTACAGAACTATAAATTTACATGGTCTCAGCCCGCGCAACAagcatttaaaaatttaaaattacacaTAGCAAAAGAGCCTACCCTACAGCTGCCGGACTTCAAGCTCCTTTTTGTGGTAGAAACAGACGCTTATGCGGTGACTGTAGGTGCTGTCCTCAGCCAATCAAGGCGTCCACTGGCCTTCTTCAGCAAAAAGATGAGTTCCAAACTCCAAGTTTCCTCCGTTTATGCATGCGAGATGTACAccattacataatccataaaaAAATGGCGTTAGTATCTCATAGGTCAGCATTTCAAGATCATCACAGATCAAAAGAGCCTAAACACACTACTTCCCCAAATCATACAAACCCCCGAGCAACAGAAATGGACAGCAAAATTACAAGGGTATGATTTTCAGATTGTTTACAGACTTGGGAGGGAGAATGCAGTGGTTGGCGCTCTTTCAAGACAGAGTGAGGATCACTCAACCATACTGCTCGCTCTATCATCGCCTATTCCTCAGCTTGTTCGCAACCTCCAACAGTATCTTGCAACTGCATAAGGTCTGGAAGTGATCCATGCATGCACCAGTAGTCAAACACAACCAAGCCTTTTCTCCACTAGCCAGAGGTTATTATTCTTCCGCCACCAGATTTTTGTGCCAGCAGTGAATGACTTCCGCCACCGAAACATGACCGAATTCTACGCTTCCCCTGTCAGCGGCCATTTTAGCATTAAACCCACTCTTAAGCACATAGTTGCTTCTTTTTATTGGCCGAAATGGACCAGCGACGTCCACCATTTTGTCTAACAATGCCCAACATGTCAACAAAACAAATACATGCCAATCAAAACTCATGGGTTATTACAACCACTACTGATTCCAAAACAGGTATGGGAAGAAATATCAATGGACTTTATAACTCACCTTCCAAGTTCGCGGGCATTCGGTCATTTAGGTTGTTTGCGATAGACTCACAAAATATGCTCACTTCATAGCCTTTCCTACTCATTTCACTGCCCAACCGCTAGCCAAGCGTTTTTCTATGGAGATATGTCGCCTTCATGGATTACCCAAATCCATTGTGTCAGATAGAGATCCCTTGTTCGGGAGTACCTTTTGGCAACATCTGTTCAAGGCATAGGGAACAACGTTAAATTTCAGTTCGTCTTACCACCCTTAAACTGATGGACAAACAAAGGTGTTAAACCGCGGATTAGAAGCATACCTGAGATGCTTTGTGGGTAACCAACCTAAGAAATGGTATCAATATCTGCACTTGGCATAATTGTGGCACAATACCACATACCATTCGACGATCGGAACCTCCCCATTCCATGTGTTATACGGTCGGCAACCACCCACCATCGTCGACTTCGTTAACATCCCAAACGCGGGGAACCACCATTCAAGAGACGCTGACAGAGCACACCATCATCCTCCATGACCTCCAGGAACACTTGCGCCGCACACACCAGTGCATGTGCAACCAAGCCAATCGTCATCGCATTGATCACTCCTTTGGCGCCAGTGACTGGGTGTGAGTGCTCCTCCATCCCTACCGACAACTCTCGTTAGCTCGGCGTCCAAATCAGAAGTTGGGTCCGCGTTATACAGGGCCATACAGAGTCCTCCGTCGCGTCGAATTCGTGGCTTACGAACTCCAGTTACCAGAGTTCGCTCGCGTCCACTTTATCTTCCATGTCTCACTTTTAAGACCATTCAAAGCGTTAGCTAGGGAGCCCCCTTTCCCCTATACTAAATCCACCGATTTTTCCCTTCCAT from Phaseolus vulgaris cultivar G19833 chromosome 1, P. vulgaris v2.0, whole genome shotgun sequence carries:
- the LOC137815497 gene encoding uncharacterized protein — encoded protein: MVRTKGRDGRIVRRGQPRRGVSTSMHGELAIDLGNIPYSGILPPSDPGSPYISSHSSTPSSSPSSSIPSSSGHEEFRHAYPHPTISPHHTHISPSSHPLSIPVPPGPSCSVSTYHQSVSTPLHQTWSFPLQPTRGTFVQPTPGTFVQPTPGTFVQATPGTFVHTTPYPIVHTTSSPSVPTTAGSVQGLSDHVDHGVTVASEHDLPPEEVQRDPTGRVIIRLLGRGWTPNHFASEAIGHCIRSQFRAPYHHYDAMPEEDKLKWWTNFQTKVTWAPHDECQIKKVYESKVKKRLCDMLTKARAKAVRPIWIGEQAWVELLNYWDSQQFKDKSTQNKANRGSARGGALHSTGRKSHSDIAVTLERQYGRPPEPDELFMATHTNKKGEWVGNRARETYENYHERLKAIQANSSQDSNTDVHQLDPATKLQTWKEVAGGKSRGRVYGTTDLAANFRKGVSSLTQAFASGTSQSGHVIENEMLRAELSM